A region from the Mycolicibacterium litorale genome encodes:
- a CDS encoding alpha/beta fold hydrolase, with the protein MSAVHHRYATVDGHRLFYREAGHPDAPTVLLLHGYPTSSYMFRRLVPALADRWHVVAPDHLGFGLSGAPGVDEFDYSFDALAALTAGLLEQLGISRYAIYVQDYGAPIGWRLALADPDAVTAVITQSGNAYDAGFVEAFWKPVWAYHREQTSDTEGPVREALSLEAIRWQYVTGVADETLLDPEAWHHDHALVSRPGNDAVQMKLFLDYATNSPLYPRLHEYFRASGVPLLAVWGRGDEIFGPDGARAFADDLPDAEIHLLDGGHFLLESAFDETTALIRDFLDRRLSGPAVP; encoded by the coding sequence ATGTCCGCTGTGCACCACCGCTACGCCACCGTCGACGGCCACCGGCTCTTCTATCGAGAGGCGGGCCATCCAGACGCCCCGACCGTGCTGCTGCTGCACGGGTATCCCACGAGCTCCTACATGTTCCGGCGTCTCGTGCCCGCGCTCGCCGACCGCTGGCACGTCGTCGCGCCCGACCACCTCGGCTTCGGCCTGTCCGGCGCGCCGGGCGTCGACGAGTTCGACTACAGCTTCGACGCGCTCGCCGCCTTGACCGCCGGCCTGCTCGAGCAGCTCGGGATCAGCCGGTACGCGATCTACGTCCAGGACTACGGCGCCCCGATCGGATGGCGGCTGGCGCTGGCCGATCCCGACGCGGTGACCGCGGTGATCACCCAGAGCGGCAACGCGTACGACGCCGGCTTCGTCGAGGCCTTCTGGAAGCCCGTGTGGGCCTACCATCGCGAGCAGACATCGGACACCGAAGGGCCGGTGCGCGAGGCGCTTTCGTTGGAGGCGATCCGCTGGCAGTACGTCACCGGAGTCGCCGACGAAACGCTGCTCGACCCCGAGGCCTGGCATCACGACCACGCGCTGGTGTCGCGGCCGGGCAACGACGCGGTGCAGATGAAACTGTTCCTCGACTACGCCACCAACTCGCCGCTGTACCCCCGTCTGCACGAGTACTTCCGCGCCTCGGGCGTACCGCTGCTGGCGGTGTGGGGCCGCGGCGACGAGATCTTCGGACCCGACGGCGCGCGCGCCTTCGCCGACGATCTGCCCGACGCGGAGATCCACCTCCTCGACGGTGGACACTTCCTGCTGGAGTCGGCGTTCGACGAGACCACCGCGCTGATCCGCGACTTCCTCGACCGGCGATTGAGTGGGCCGGCCGTCCCATAA
- a CDS encoding TetR/AcrR family transcriptional regulator — MAEPAPSPRPLTPKGQATRDRILDAAAELLSTDGLSALTMVAIRKAASVSGSQLAHYFTDRQALLRALIERQMRTAADFDRPWETFDDVERWLGQAVRRLRATGFSGAPTYHGLAGQLAKADPALLQALTDGYRQWIALVEASIRDMKERGLLVDGADPHQLALVLVGAHQAGGTMAFVYREEWPQADALRFAVNRLRTFAADPAERAPRPPRRPRRHRSTA, encoded by the coding sequence ATGGCCGAACCGGCGCCGAGTCCGCGACCGCTCACCCCGAAGGGGCAGGCCACCCGCGACCGCATCCTCGACGCCGCGGCCGAACTCCTGAGCACGGACGGGTTGTCGGCGCTCACCATGGTCGCCATCCGCAAAGCCGCTTCGGTGAGCGGATCGCAACTGGCGCACTACTTCACCGATCGGCAGGCACTGCTTCGCGCGCTGATCGAGCGGCAGATGCGCACCGCCGCCGACTTCGACCGGCCGTGGGAGACGTTCGACGACGTCGAACGCTGGCTCGGCCAGGCCGTGCGACGCCTGCGGGCGACCGGGTTCTCCGGCGCCCCCACCTATCACGGTCTGGCCGGCCAGCTCGCCAAAGCCGACCCCGCGCTCCTGCAGGCCCTCACCGACGGCTACCGGCAGTGGATCGCGCTGGTCGAGGCGTCGATCCGGGACATGAAGGAGCGCGGGTTGCTGGTCGACGGCGCCGACCCGCACCAGCTGGCGCTGGTGCTGGTCGGCGCACACCAGGCCGGCGGCACCATGGCTTTCGTCTATCGCGAGGAGTGGCCGCAGGCCGACGCGCTGCGATTCGCCGTCAACCGGTTGCGCACATTCGCCGCCGACCCGGCCGAACGCGCACCGCGCCCTCCGCGGCGCCCCCGCCGCCACCGGAGCACCGCGTGA
- a CDS encoding TetR/AcrR family transcriptional regulator translates to MSETRFTRKGLAARGRIVDTTARLMFEHGVEGTTLEQVRAAADVSGSQLSHYFRGKDELTREVVAERRRQVARFHLQMGGLDSVEGLQGWADACVADAETVYRRGGCIYGSLAAELIEGEAQIRDDLAAGYDEWMTLFRKALTAMRKRGDLRADADPRHLAASLVIAHQGGAMLTFVTGDPEALRANVNAAVDYVRSFTA, encoded by the coding sequence GTGAGCGAGACGCGCTTCACCCGCAAGGGACTCGCCGCCCGCGGCCGCATCGTCGACACGACCGCCCGGCTGATGTTCGAGCACGGCGTCGAGGGAACCACGCTGGAGCAGGTGCGCGCGGCCGCCGACGTCAGCGGATCCCAACTGTCGCACTACTTCCGAGGTAAGGACGAACTCACGCGCGAGGTCGTCGCCGAGCGCCGCCGCCAGGTCGCCCGATTCCACCTCCAGATGGGCGGGCTGGACAGCGTCGAGGGGCTCCAGGGCTGGGCCGACGCCTGTGTCGCCGACGCCGAAACGGTCTACCGGCGCGGCGGATGCATCTACGGGTCACTGGCCGCAGAGCTGATCGAGGGTGAGGCGCAGATCCGCGACGACCTCGCCGCCGGTTACGACGAATGGATGACGTTGTTCCGCAAGGCGCTCACCGCGATGAGGAAACGCGGCGACCTGCGCGCCGACGCCGATCCCCGCCACCTGGCCGCCTCCCTCGTCATCGCCCACCAGGGCGGTGCGATGCTGACCTTCGTCACCGGCGACCCGGAGGCGTTGCGCGCCAACGTGAACGCCGCGGTGGACTACGTCCGGTCCTTCACTGCCTGA
- a CDS encoding LLM class F420-dependent oxidoreductase, producing the protein MELGYHVPIFEIDGGTTAIAGELARVGEAAEASGATWLSFMDHFFQIEPTGLPAEANMLEGYTSLGFMAAHTSTIELGLLVTGVTYRHPGLLAKTVTTVDVLSGGRAWLGIGAAWFEREHVGLGVPYPPVAERFERLEETLQICAQMWDPTNNGPYDGKHYRLAETLCNPQPINRPKVMIGGSGERKTLRLVAQYGDACNLFGSPEEVAHKLDVLRRHCDDVGRNVDDIRVTILGHDGPTPGATDDFLRDMAEYAKVGVQTAIVMPPGGSPAAWIDAIAPVVPRLAELG; encoded by the coding sequence ATGGAACTCGGATACCACGTACCCATCTTCGAAATCGACGGCGGAACCACCGCCATCGCCGGTGAGCTCGCCCGCGTCGGCGAGGCGGCGGAGGCGTCGGGAGCCACCTGGCTGTCGTTCATGGACCACTTCTTCCAGATCGAGCCGACCGGCCTGCCCGCCGAGGCGAACATGCTCGAGGGCTACACCAGCCTGGGCTTCATGGCCGCGCACACCTCCACGATCGAGCTCGGGCTGCTGGTGACGGGGGTGACCTACCGGCATCCGGGGTTGCTCGCCAAAACCGTGACGACGGTGGACGTGCTCTCGGGCGGACGGGCGTGGCTCGGGATCGGCGCCGCCTGGTTCGAGCGCGAACACGTCGGGCTCGGGGTGCCGTATCCGCCGGTCGCCGAACGGTTCGAGCGTCTGGAGGAGACGCTGCAGATCTGCGCGCAGATGTGGGATCCCACGAACAACGGTCCGTACGACGGCAAGCACTACCGGTTGGCGGAGACGCTGTGCAACCCGCAGCCCATCAACCGGCCGAAGGTGATGATCGGCGGCAGCGGCGAGCGCAAGACGCTGCGGCTGGTGGCCCAGTACGGCGATGCGTGCAACCTGTTCGGCTCGCCGGAGGAGGTGGCGCACAAACTCGACGTGCTGCGTCGCCACTGCGACGACGTCGGCCGCAATGTGGACGACATCCGCGTCACGATCCTGGGCCACGACGGACCGACCCCCGGGGCCACCGACGATTTCCTCCGAGACATGGCCGAATACGCGAAGGTCGGGGTGCAGACGGCGATCGTCATGCCGCCAGGCGGGTCGCCCGCGGCCTGGATCGATGCGATCGCGCCGGTGGTGCCGCGGCTGGCCGAGCTCGGGTAG
- a CDS encoding SDR family NAD(P)-dependent oxidoreductase, with translation MKVLITGGTGFVGAWTAKAVQDAGHQVRFLVRKPERLATSAAEIGADTGDYVVGDISDPESTAEALDGCDSVIHCAAMVSTDPAMADEMLRTNLEGARYVLGGAAKAKLDPIIHVSSFTALFRPGLELLHADLPVTGGSDGYGKSKAVVEAYARGLQDAGAPVNITYPGMVLGPPAGDQFGEAAEGVEAAIKMRAVPGRGAGWIVIDVRDLAALHVALLEPGQGPRRYMLGGRRVPVGELATLMGDAAARDLAPIPIPDVALRTMGRVFDVIGDQLPFETPINSAAMQYYTQMPTSDDKPAERDLGIVQRDVAETIADTVAGLRRVGRL, from the coding sequence ATGAAGGTTCTGATCACAGGCGGCACCGGGTTCGTCGGCGCGTGGACCGCCAAGGCCGTGCAGGACGCCGGCCACCAGGTCCGCTTCCTGGTCCGCAAACCCGAACGGCTGGCCACCAGCGCCGCCGAGATCGGCGCCGACACCGGCGACTACGTCGTCGGCGACATCTCCGATCCGGAGTCGACCGCCGAGGCGCTCGACGGCTGTGACTCTGTGATCCATTGCGCGGCAATGGTTTCCACCGATCCGGCGATGGCCGACGAGATGCTGCGCACCAACCTCGAGGGTGCGCGCTACGTACTCGGCGGCGCGGCGAAGGCCAAGCTGGATCCCATCATCCACGTCTCGAGTTTCACGGCGCTGTTCCGCCCGGGACTCGAGCTGCTGCACGCCGACCTGCCGGTCACCGGCGGCTCGGACGGCTACGGCAAGTCGAAGGCGGTCGTCGAGGCGTACGCCCGCGGACTGCAGGACGCCGGCGCGCCGGTGAACATCACCTACCCGGGCATGGTGCTGGGACCTCCGGCCGGCGACCAGTTCGGGGAGGCCGCCGAAGGGGTCGAGGCCGCGATCAAGATGCGCGCCGTACCCGGACGGGGCGCGGGCTGGATCGTCATCGACGTCCGCGACCTGGCCGCCCTGCACGTGGCGCTGCTGGAGCCGGGGCAGGGACCGCGCCGGTACATGCTGGGCGGCCGGCGGGTGCCGGTCGGCGAGCTGGCCACGTTGATGGGTGACGCCGCCGCCCGCGATCTCGCGCCGATCCCCATCCCGGACGTCGCGCTGCGCACCATGGGCCGGGTCTTCGACGTGATCGGCGATCAGCTGCCGTTCGAGACGCCGATCAACTCCGCGGCCATGCAGTACTACACGCAGATGCCGACCTCCGACGACAAGCCGGCCGAGCGCGATCTGGGCATCGTGCAACGCGACGTGGCCGAGACGATCGCCGACACCGTGGCGGGATTGCGCCGAGTCGGTCGCCTGTAA
- a CDS encoding YdcF family protein — protein MRKTWKTAVAAVALAAAALIGDVSPAPAHAQPAVAVKDFSKPAIVILGYGLEPDGSMRAILRRRVITGLTVAQFFPQSPIIVTGGNPRNGVTEAAAMRRMLMMLGFPPHRIIVEDKANSTVQNARFSVPLAKEAGTSGIILVTSSTHQDRADGNFADAGANVLATVSYPDGSPQVNAAQFARDVISPLVGIG, from the coding sequence ATGCGGAAGACTTGGAAGACGGCGGTCGCCGCCGTCGCGCTCGCGGCCGCCGCCCTCATCGGTGACGTCTCCCCCGCACCGGCCCACGCCCAGCCGGCCGTCGCGGTGAAGGACTTCTCGAAGCCGGCGATCGTCATCCTGGGCTACGGCCTCGAACCCGACGGCAGCATGCGCGCGATCCTGCGCCGCCGCGTCATCACGGGACTGACGGTGGCACAGTTCTTTCCGCAGTCGCCGATCATCGTGACGGGCGGCAACCCACGCAACGGCGTCACCGAGGCCGCGGCGATGCGCCGCATGTTGATGATGCTCGGCTTCCCGCCGCACCGAATCATCGTGGAGGACAAGGCGAACAGCACCGTGCAGAACGCGCGGTTCTCGGTGCCGCTGGCGAAGGAGGCCGGCACGTCCGGGATCATCCTGGTCACCTCCTCGACGCATCAGGACCGCGCCGACGGCAATTTCGCCGACGCGGGCGCCAACGTGCTCGCGACCGTCAGCTATCCGGACGGCAGCCCGCAGGTGAACGCCGCGCAGTTCGCGCGCGACGTGATCAGCCCCCTCGTCGGCATCGGTTAG
- a CDS encoding DUF3060 domain-containing protein, giving the protein MDPQDDPEARIRDLERPLADRAQTSELGTQPYPYPPTPHQSAPQPHSTGPSQAGVIVLVVVVLLLLVFGAGVAIYFAKVVPDGSVTSGRPTIAGGGGALDPTPEVPATENPPIVVLPGLPGGDDGQIAQAPLGGQFSVSGVEGDKQVVCNDSLISVSGVSNTVTITGHCVSVTVSGVSNEVIVENADRISASGFENRVTFQSGDPQIDNFGDNVVERG; this is encoded by the coding sequence ATGGACCCGCAGGACGATCCCGAGGCCCGCATCCGCGACCTCGAACGCCCGCTCGCCGACCGGGCGCAGACGTCCGAGCTCGGCACCCAGCCGTACCCCTATCCACCGACGCCTCATCAATCTGCGCCGCAACCACATTCGACCGGCCCGTCACAGGCCGGGGTGATCGTGCTGGTGGTCGTCGTGCTGCTGCTGCTGGTATTCGGTGCGGGCGTGGCGATCTACTTCGCGAAGGTGGTGCCGGACGGGTCCGTCACGTCCGGGCGGCCGACGATCGCCGGAGGCGGTGGCGCACTGGACCCGACGCCGGAGGTACCCGCCACCGAGAACCCGCCCATCGTGGTCCTGCCCGGTCTCCCGGGCGGTGACGACGGGCAGATCGCGCAGGCGCCGCTGGGCGGCCAGTTCAGCGTGTCGGGTGTCGAGGGCGACAAGCAGGTGGTGTGCAACGACAGCTTGATCAGCGTGAGCGGGGTGTCCAACACGGTGACGATCACCGGGCACTGCGTGAGCGTCACGGTGTCGGGGGTGAGCAACGAGGTCATCGTGGAGAACGCCGACCGCATCAGCGCGTCGGGGTTCGAGAACCGGGTGACGTTCCAGTCCGGCGACCCCCAGATCGACAACTTCGGCGACAACGTCGTCGAACGCGGATAG
- a CDS encoding carboxymuconolactone decarboxylase family protein: protein MSTRRLHIDKQSPTAYKALIGVSTAVTALAKESGLPRSLVELVNIRVSQLNGCASCLEVHHRRADDAGVTAKQLATISTWRDTELFDEREQAALRLAEIATTLPDHDTADREYARAREALGDDELSAVIWVAAAINAFNRVSILSGHTVRP from the coding sequence ATGAGCACCCGGCGCCTCCACATCGACAAGCAGTCGCCCACGGCATACAAGGCGTTGATCGGCGTCTCGACCGCGGTCACCGCACTGGCCAAGGAATCCGGCCTACCACGGTCCCTGGTCGAACTCGTCAACATCCGGGTGTCCCAACTCAACGGCTGCGCCTCGTGTCTGGAGGTGCACCACCGCCGCGCCGACGACGCCGGCGTGACGGCCAAGCAACTCGCGACGATCTCGACCTGGCGCGACACCGAACTGTTCGACGAGCGTGAGCAGGCCGCGCTGCGACTGGCCGAGATCGCCACCACCCTGCCCGACCACGACACCGCCGACCGTGAATACGCCCGCGCCCGCGAGGCGCTCGGCGACGACGAGCTGTCGGCGGTGATCTGGGTGGCGGCCGCCATCAACGCGTTCAACCGGGTATCGATCCTCAGCGGCCACACGGTCCGGCCGTGA
- a CDS encoding ABC transporter substrate-binding protein gives MTPPAFTRRRALQLLGLAGGAALLGPALAACGSSGGGALSAEAPVSGRFEGVTLKLLVNQPHVTSFRDVLAPKWNQATGGTLDVTAAPYDQLTSKQILDVQSGTGEFDVFDYFYFGLGDLVDAGALTDLTDWIDARQSDLDVPGYLNSIYDPYTRLDDRRYGLPYDGDVHILFYNAELLDRYKVAPPTTWDEYDDVAAKITRDARGAAYGAIVSGQQVPMILGCSFINRLTGYGGNLVDANGKPQLTSDASVAALEHLVAVAPNALPTPLQVGFDQANTAFLTGQGALLDTWTDMALRAEDPTASKIAGRWGAVSLPVGGSNTRPRTALDAGFGLGISTASKNPDAAAAFIAWATAAPQNLAVSSTAGAGIDPVHTEVLDSDGYAEVVTAAVDPIREGLDGDPLVWPKQAGAPKLLQDLVDQLALAIAGTQTVEQSLQNAQASWDSATQ, from the coding sequence GTGACTCCTCCCGCTTTCACCCGCCGCCGCGCGCTGCAACTGCTCGGGCTCGCCGGTGGCGCAGCCCTTCTCGGGCCCGCCCTGGCCGCGTGCGGATCGTCCGGCGGCGGTGCCCTGTCGGCCGAGGCGCCGGTGTCCGGCCGGTTCGAGGGCGTGACGCTCAAACTGCTCGTCAACCAGCCGCACGTGACGTCGTTCCGCGATGTGCTCGCCCCGAAGTGGAATCAGGCGACCGGCGGCACCCTCGACGTGACCGCAGCGCCGTACGACCAACTGACCAGCAAGCAGATCCTCGACGTGCAGAGCGGCACAGGCGAATTCGACGTCTTCGACTACTTCTACTTCGGCCTCGGCGACCTCGTCGACGCCGGTGCGCTCACCGACCTCACCGACTGGATCGACGCCAGACAATCCGACCTCGACGTTCCCGGATACCTGAACTCGATCTACGACCCGTACACCCGGCTCGACGACCGCCGCTACGGCCTGCCCTACGACGGCGACGTGCACATCCTGTTCTACAACGCCGAGCTCCTCGACCGGTACAAGGTGGCGCCGCCGACGACCTGGGACGAGTACGACGACGTCGCCGCGAAGATCACCCGCGACGCGCGCGGTGCGGCCTACGGTGCCATCGTCTCCGGTCAGCAGGTGCCGATGATCCTCGGTTGCTCGTTCATCAACCGGCTCACCGGCTACGGCGGAAACCTGGTCGACGCCAACGGGAAACCGCAGCTCACCTCCGACGCGTCGGTGGCGGCGCTCGAGCACCTCGTCGCCGTCGCCCCGAACGCGCTGCCCACCCCGCTGCAGGTCGGCTTCGATCAGGCCAACACCGCATTCCTCACCGGACAGGGCGCGTTACTCGACACCTGGACCGACATGGCGCTGCGCGCCGAGGATCCGACGGCCTCGAAGATCGCCGGTCGCTGGGGTGCGGTGTCGCTGCCGGTCGGCGGCTCCAACACCAGGCCGCGCACCGCACTCGACGCCGGCTTCGGCCTCGGCATCTCCACGGCGTCGAAGAACCCCGACGCCGCCGCGGCGTTCATCGCGTGGGCGACCGCCGCGCCGCAGAACCTCGCGGTGTCCTCGACGGCAGGCGCGGGCATCGACCCCGTGCACACCGAGGTGCTCGACTCCGACGGCTACGCCGAGGTCGTCACCGCCGCCGTCGATCCGATCCGTGAGGGACTCGACGGCGACCCGCTGGTGTGGCCCAAGCAGGCCGGTGCGCCGAAGCTGTTGCAGGACCTCGTCGACCAGCTGGCCCTGGCGATCGCCGGCACCCAGACGGTCGAGCAGTCGCTTCAGAACGCCCAGGCCAGCTGGGACAGTGCCACGCAATGA
- a CDS encoding carbohydrate ABC transporter permease, which produces MTRRVPLWPALPAIAGLVLFLVYPTVYLIALAVTDSSLARPLRSFTGADNLVNAFASPAFTPSLVTSTVFAVVAAVVTTVLGLAIAVLLRHRGSRFGLVGALFLLPLVTAPVLVGVAWKLLLAPVGGGLAGIFSAIGLGGVNPLGSGAGAFIVLLAIHVWQWTPFAILIAFAALGVVRPELLESARIDGATPWRTFTTVTWPAIAPTIWAVAVLELVIGYKVFDLIVVITSGGPGFATSLSPYVIYQTGLRGSFDMGTAAAQTLVFASVVGAVATVVTSLRARAVKADG; this is translated from the coding sequence ATGACCCGCCGCGTCCCGCTGTGGCCGGCCCTGCCTGCCATCGCCGGGTTGGTGTTGTTCCTGGTGTACCCGACGGTCTACTTGATCGCGCTGGCGGTCACGGACTCGTCGCTGGCGCGCCCGTTGCGCAGCTTCACCGGGGCCGACAACCTGGTCAACGCCTTTGCGTCCCCGGCATTCACACCGTCGCTGGTGACGTCGACGGTGTTCGCGGTCGTCGCCGCGGTGGTCACCACGGTCCTCGGACTGGCGATCGCGGTGTTGCTGCGGCACCGCGGCAGCCGGTTCGGCCTCGTCGGCGCGCTGTTCCTGCTGCCGCTGGTGACCGCACCCGTGCTGGTCGGGGTGGCGTGGAAGCTCCTGCTGGCGCCTGTCGGCGGCGGCCTGGCGGGCATCTTCTCCGCGATCGGGCTGGGCGGGGTCAACCCGTTGGGCTCGGGTGCCGGGGCGTTCATCGTGCTACTCGCGATCCACGTCTGGCAGTGGACACCGTTCGCGATCCTGATCGCGTTCGCGGCGCTCGGGGTGGTGCGGCCCGAACTGCTCGAGTCCGCCCGCATCGACGGCGCCACCCCGTGGCGGACATTCACCACCGTGACATGGCCGGCCATCGCCCCGACGATCTGGGCGGTCGCCGTCCTGGAACTCGTGATCGGCTACAAGGTGTTCGACCTGATCGTGGTGATCACCTCCGGCGGACCGGGTTTCGCGACGTCTCTGTCGCCGTACGTCATCTATCAGACGGGCTTGCGCGGGAGCTTCGACATGGGCACCGCTGCCGCGCAGACCCTGGTGTTCGCGTCCGTGGTGGGCGCCGTCGCCACCGTGGTGACGAGTCTGCGCGCCCGTGCGGTGAAGGCCGACGGATGA
- a CDS encoding carbohydrate ABC transporter permease — MKARVALVAAVLVMLVPLFYLLSLAVRPAEDVLNSSLLPSSMTFANFVKVFGTIELGTMLGNSWVSAVGAALFAVVTAAPAAYFTARHTRGDRLLTVLLVSYCAPPIVAIIPLFFLLRYAGLTNSVVGLILVNGLAGVPVAVWLLDGFVRRIPIEIDEAAVIDGLTVASAFRKVVLPLLWPGIVAALLVVFFLSYNDFLFAVYLAVTKDSQTLTVGLSLFQGDRNVQFGQQAAAGLLGVLPVYVLALAAQRYLVGGLTAGATK, encoded by the coding sequence ATGAAGGCTCGGGTGGCTCTGGTCGCGGCGGTGCTCGTCATGCTGGTCCCGCTGTTCTATCTGCTGTCGCTCGCGGTGCGCCCCGCCGAGGACGTGTTGAACTCATCCCTGCTGCCGAGTTCGATGACCTTCGCCAATTTCGTCAAGGTGTTCGGCACCATCGAACTCGGCACCATGCTGGGCAACTCGTGGGTCTCGGCGGTCGGCGCGGCGCTGTTCGCCGTCGTGACCGCGGCGCCCGCAGCGTATTTCACGGCCCGACACACCCGCGGTGACCGGTTGCTGACCGTGCTGCTGGTGAGCTACTGCGCTCCGCCCATCGTCGCGATCATTCCGTTGTTCTTCCTGTTGCGCTACGCCGGACTGACCAACAGCGTGGTCGGGCTGATCCTCGTCAACGGCCTCGCGGGCGTCCCGGTCGCGGTGTGGCTGCTCGACGGATTCGTCCGCCGCATCCCGATCGAGATCGACGAGGCCGCCGTCATCGACGGGCTGACGGTCGCCTCGGCGTTCCGCAAGGTCGTGCTGCCGCTGCTGTGGCCGGGCATCGTCGCGGCGCTACTGGTCGTGTTCTTTTTGAGCTACAACGATTTCCTGTTCGCCGTCTACCTCGCCGTGACGAAGGACAGCCAAACGCTGACGGTCGGGCTGTCGCTGTTCCAGGGGGATCGCAACGTGCAGTTCGGTCAGCAGGCCGCCGCCGGACTGCTCGGCGTGCTGCCCGTCTACGTGCTCGCACTGGCCGCGCAGCGCTACCTCGTCGGCGGCCTCACCGCAGGAGCCACCAAGTGA
- a CDS encoding ABC transporter ATP-binding protein, with protein sequence MSTIELTGLTKRYGDHTVVDDVTLTLPDGSLTVLVGPSGCGKSTTLRIVAGLEAADGGAVRIGERDVTRATPRERDVAMVFQNYALYPHLTVAGNIGFPLRNNGVARDDVARRVGEAAERVGITALLDRKPRQLSGGQQQRVAIARALVRTPSVFLFDEPLSNLDAKLRVELRSEIRRLQQDTGITALYVTHDQEEAMTIADQLVVLDTGRIAQKGTPEELYRRPANMLVAGFIGSPSMNLVDGRLAGELFPVRGLTDTVTLGVRPEDLLVTPRADGAGRVELVELLGPRYVFIVRAGAHRLTAVVEAATVAAWPHVPVAGDAVDIAVRPEHVHLFDTASGERI encoded by the coding sequence GTGAGCACCATCGAACTCACCGGTCTGACCAAGAGATACGGGGACCACACCGTCGTCGACGACGTCACGCTGACCCTGCCCGACGGGTCGCTGACCGTACTCGTCGGGCCGTCCGGATGCGGTAAGTCGACGACGCTGCGGATCGTCGCGGGTCTCGAGGCGGCCGACGGGGGAGCGGTGCGCATCGGGGAGCGCGACGTCACCCGAGCCACCCCGCGCGAGCGCGACGTCGCCATGGTGTTCCAGAACTACGCGCTGTACCCGCACCTGACCGTCGCAGGCAACATCGGATTCCCTCTGCGCAACAACGGCGTAGCCCGTGACGACGTCGCGCGCCGTGTCGGGGAGGCGGCCGAGCGCGTCGGCATCACCGCGCTGCTCGACCGCAAACCCCGTCAGCTCTCCGGCGGCCAGCAGCAGCGCGTCGCTATCGCCCGCGCGCTGGTCCGCACCCCGTCGGTGTTCCTGTTCGACGAACCTTTGAGCAACCTCGACGCCAAGCTCCGTGTCGAGCTGCGCTCGGAGATCCGCCGGCTGCAACAGGACACCGGGATCACCGCGCTCTATGTGACTCACGACCAGGAAGAGGCCATGACGATCGCCGACCAGCTCGTCGTGCTCGACACCGGGCGCATCGCCCAGAAGGGAACGCCGGAGGAGCTCTATCGGCGTCCGGCCAACATGCTCGTCGCGGGGTTCATCGGCTCGCCGAGCATGAACCTGGTCGACGGCCGGCTCGCGGGTGAACTGTTCCCGGTGCGCGGTCTGACCGACACCGTCACGCTGGGGGTGCGCCCGGAGGATCTGCTCGTCACGCCTCGCGCCGATGGTGCCGGCCGGGTCGAGCTGGTCGAACTGTTGGGTCCCCGCTATGTGTTCATCGTCCGCGCGGGCGCCCACCGGCTGACCGCGGTGGTGGAGGCCGCGACGGTCGCGGCGTGGCCCCACGTACCGGTGGCCGGCGATGCGGTCGACATCGCGGTGCGGCCCGAACACGTGCATCTGTTCGACACGGCTTCCGGTGAACGGATTTGA